The genomic region CCTTGATTTGCAGACGCATCACGTCGCCGCACGCCGGAGCGCCGACCATGCCGGTGCCGACATCAGGATCTTCCGCGTTCATCTTGCCGACGTTGCGCGGGTTTTCGTAGTGGTCGATGACCTTTTCGCTGTAAGCCATGATTCTCAATCCTCACTCATCAGGGCCGCTCTTGAGACCCTGCAACTGCGCTGCGTAAACCGCCGCGTCGCTACAGGATCTGTATCTGGCGGCTTCTATATTTAGTGTGCCGCCCACTCGATTTTCGAGATATCGACGCCGTCTTTGTACATGTCCCACAGCGGCGACAGAGCGCGCAGCTTGGTAACGGCCTCGCAGACTTTCTGCGCGGCGTAGTCGATTTCTTCTTCGGTGGTGAAACGGCCGAAGGTGAAGCGGATCGAGCTGTGTGCCAGTTCGTCGTTGCGGCCCAGGGCGCGCAGTACGTACGAAGGCTCCAGCGACGCCGAGGTGCACGCCGAACCGGACGATACCGCGAGATCCTTGAGCGCCATGATCAGCGACTCGCCTTCAACGTAGTTGAAGCTCAGGTTCAGGTTGTGCGGAACGCGGGCGGTCAGGCTGCCGTTGACGTACAGCTCTTCCAGGTGCTCGACCTGCTTGTAGAAACGGTCGCTCAAGGCTTTGATACGGACGTTTTCGGCAGCCATGTCTTCTTTGGCCACACGGAACGCTTCGCCCATGCCGACGATCTGGTGGGTCGCCAGGGTGCCGGAACGCATGCCACGCTCGTGACCGCCGCCGTGCATGGTCGCTTCGATGCGCACACGCGGCTTGCGGCTGACGTACAGTGCGCCGATGCCTTTAGGGCCATAGGTTTTGTGGGCGGAGAACGACATCATGTCGACTTTCAGCTTCTGCAGGTCGATCTCGACCTTGCCAGTGGACTGAGCGGCGTCGACGTGGAACAGAACGCCCTTGGCGCGGAGCATTTCGCCGATCGCGGCGATGTCGTTGACGGTGCCGATTTCGTTGTTCACGTGCATCACGGAGACGAGGATGGTGTCTTCGCGCAGTGCAGCATCAATCATGGCCGGAGTGATCAGACCGTCTTCGGTCGGCTCGAGGTAAGTGACCTCAAAACCTTCACGCTCCAGTTGGCGCATGGTGTCGAGGACAGCCTTGTGCTCGATCTTGGAGGTGATCAGGTGCTTGCCCTTGGAGCCGTAGAAATGCGCCGCACCCTTGATTGCCAGGTTGTCGGATTCGGTGGCACCGGAGGTCCAGACGATTTCGCGCGGATCAGCGTTGACCAGATCGGCCACCTGACGACGGGCGTTTTCGACGGACTCTTCAGCCTTCCAGCCGAACACGTGGGAACGGGACGCCGGGTTACCGAAGTTTCCGTCGACCAGCAGGCATTCACTCATTTTTTGCGCAACACGCGGATCAACCGGGGTGGTCGCAGAGTAATCAAGGTAAATCGGCAATTTCATGGACTATCTCCTAAATCAGGGCTGGCGTGCCGCTAGCTCTCTGGCTGTCATTCGACGGCGGACGCTTCAATCTTGTCCAGGCGTGGCGCCTTGCTGTTGCAACGGCGCTGGTCCTGACGCTGGGCTACTTCTTGCACCTCACGGCGAGTCACAAGATCAGCCAAGCTGATACCACTTAGAAATTCGTGAATCTGCAGGCTCAAATCGCACCACAGATGATGGGTCAGGCAGGTGTCGCCGGAATGGCAATCGCCCTGGCCCTGGCATTTGGTGGCATCGACCGATTCGTTTACCGCATCGATCACCTGAGCGACCTGAATGCCCTGCATGTCGCGGGACAACTGGTAACCACCACCCGGGCCGCGAACACTGGAAACCAGGTTGCTGCGGCGCAGCTTGGCGAACAGCTGTTCGAGGTAGGACAGGGAGATGCCTTGGCGCTCGGAGATATCGGCCAGGGACACCGGCCCGTGCTGCGCGTGCAACGCCAGGTCAAGCATGGCGGTCACGGCGTATCGGCCTTTTGTAGTCAGTCGCATGGACAGTTACCACGGAGTTCAGAATGGGGCGAGTATGCAATTCCCGAGTATTTAAGTCAACTTTAAGACCTAGTACTTTAGTCAGGATTACCCGCAAAAGAGCGCGCGCATCATAGCAAAGGCTGGCGGCGTACAGCCAGCGGTACCGCGTTATCGTTCTTCGCGAGCAGGCTCGCTCCCACAAGGGCAATACATTCCAATGTGGGAGCGAGCCTGCTCGCGAAGGCAGCGCTGAGGTTTAGCTGGCTTTGGATTCGTCTTTGCCTTTGACGCAGGCGAAGTCTTCTTCACGCAGTTCAGGCAGATCTTTCGCACAGTAATTACTGCCCAGATCCTTCAGCGCACCACACATCCCTTCCAGCCGTCCGTCCACCGCTTGCAGGTGATCGAGCAACTGACCAATGGCGCGCGCCACCGGGTCGGGCATGTCTTCGCTAACACCGTAGGCGTCGAAACCGATTTTCTCGGCCATAGCCTTGCGCTTGGCGTCCTGCTCTTCGTCAGACTTGACGATGATTCGCCCAGGAATACCGACAACCGTGGCTCCCGGCGGCACTTCTTTGGTCACCACAGCATTGGAGCCGACTTTGGCTCCCGCGCCAACCGTGAACGGACCGAGCACCTTGGCGCCCGCGCCCACGACCACACCATCACCCAGCGTCGGGTGACGCTTGCCTTTGTTCCAGCTGGTACCACCCAGAGTCACGCCCTGATAGATGGTCACGTCATCGCCAATCTCGGCGGTCTCACCGATGACGATGCCCATGCCGTGGTCGATAAAGAAACGACGACCGACCTTGGCGCCCGGATGAATCTCGATCCCGGTCAACCAGCGACCGAAGTTCGATACCAGCCGCGCCAGCCATTTCAGTTCATTGCGCCACAGCATGCCGGCCAATCGATGAATCCAGATCGCATGCATGCCGGGGTAGCAGGTCAGGACTTCAAAAGCGTTACGCGCCGCCGGGTCTCGATGGAATACGCTCTGGATATCTTCACGCAAACGCTCAAACATCATTTAGTCCTTCCGCTTAAGAAGCTCACCACGGGCAGCTTTCTGGGTTTCCGTGAGGATGCCACGCAAAATATTCATTTCCGCCCGGCTGACCGAGCTGCGTCCGTACAACCGGCGCAGGCGCGCCATCAAGTGCCGCGGTTTTTCCGGATCGAGGAATTCGATGGCGACCAGCGTCTGCTCCAGATGCTCATAAAAGCGCTCCAGCTCATCCATGGTCGCCAGCTCGGCGCTTTTCACCGAGGCCACTTCCTCTTTCTCGATCTTGCTCGGCTGACCTTGTGCAGCCAGCCAGGCCATGCGCACTTCGTAGCTCAACACCTGCACCGCCGCGCCGAGGTTCAGCGAGCTGAACTCAGGGTCGGAGGGAATGTGCACGTGAAAGTGACATCGCTGCAGCTCGTCATTGGTCAGGCCGGAATCTTCACGACCGAAGACCAGAGCGATTTCAGCGCCCTGCCCGGCTTCTTCAACCACTTTGGTGCCGCACTCGCGCGGATCCAGCAGCGGCCAGGGGATTCGACGGTCACGAGCGCTGGTGCCAAGCACCAGATTGCAGCCAACCAGAGCATCTTCCAGGGTGGCGACGACCTGCGCGTTTTCAAGGATGTCACCGGCACCGGAAGCACGAGCATCGGCTTCGTGGTGCGGGAAGACCCGCGGTTCGACCAGCACCAATCGCGACAGACCCATGTTTTTCATGGCGCGCGCGGCCCCGCCGATATTGCCGGGGTGGCTGGTATTGACCAGGACGACACGAATGTTCTGCAGCAAGGGAGGCGCTCTCGGACACAGGAAAGGGGTGCAAATCTTACAGAACAGCCTACCGTTAAGCTATGAAAGCGAACAGCGTCCTTCACCTGAAGAAAAGTTCTGATAGAATGCGCGGCTTTCTTTAACAACCTTAGGTGACACATCCATGCAGCCCATGCTGAATATCGCGCTGCGCGCCGCCCGCAGCGCCAGTGAACTGATCTTCCGCTCCATCGAGCGCCTGGATACCATCAAGGTCGACGAAAAAGACGCCAAGGATTATGTATCCGAGGTCGATCGCGCCGCCGAACAGAAAATCATCGATGCCCTGCGCAAGGCTTACCCGAATCACTCGATCCAGGGTGAAGAGACTGGCCTGCACGCCGGCACCGGCATCGAAGGCGAAGAGTACCTGTGGATCATCGATCCACTGGACGGCACCACCAACTTCCTGCGTGGCATTCCGCACTTCGCTGTCAGCATTGCCTGTAAGTACCGTGGCCGCCTGGAACATGCAGTGGTTCTGGACCCGGTTCGCCAGGAAGAATTCACCGCCAGCCGTGGTCGCGGCGCTCAACTGAACGGTCGTCGCCTGCGCGTCAGCGGTCGCACCAGCCTCGACGGCGCCCTGCTGGGTACCGGCTTCCCGTTCCGTGACGACCAGATGGACAACCTCGACAACTACCTGGGCATGTTCCGCGCTCTGGTTGGCCAGACTGCCGGCATCCGCCGCGCCGGTTCGGCGAGCCTGGACCTGGCTTATGTGGCTGCCGGTCGTTTCGACGCGTTCTGGGAGTCAGGCCTGTCCGAGTGGGACATGGCTGCAGGCGCCCTGCTGATTCAAGAAGCTGGCGGCCTGGTGAGCGACTTCACCGGCGGTCACGATTTCCTTGAAAAAGGCCACATCGTTGCCGGCAACACCAAATGCTTCAAGGCAGTGCTGACGGCGATCCAGCCGCACCTGCCGGCTTCGCTGAAGCGCTAAGCTTCCGGCGAGACGAAAAAAGCACCCTTCGGGGTGCTTTTTTTATGCCTGAAATTCGTCACCTGCTACACCACGGGACCAATGTAGGAGTGAGCCTGCTCGCGATAGCGGTGTATCAGCCACCACCTGCATTGAATGATGAATAGCTATCGCGAGCAGGCTCACTCCTACAGGGGATTTGTTGTGCAGCCTAAATGGCGGGCACAAAAAAGCACCCCGCAGGGTGCTTCTTGTTAAAACAGTCGCTCTTTACTGAGCCGGCTCATTCTGCGACAGAATCAGCTTGCCTTCCT from Pseudomonas tensinigenes harbors:
- the trmJ gene encoding tRNA (cytosine(32)/uridine(32)-2'-O)-methyltransferase TrmJ, with the translated sequence MLQNIRVVLVNTSHPGNIGGAARAMKNMGLSRLVLVEPRVFPHHEADARASGAGDILENAQVVATLEDALVGCNLVLGTSARDRRIPWPLLDPRECGTKVVEEAGQGAEIALVFGREDSGLTNDELQRCHFHVHIPSDPEFSSLNLGAAVQVLSYEVRMAWLAAQGQPSKIEKEEVASVKSAELATMDELERFYEHLEQTLVAIEFLDPEKPRHLMARLRRLYGRSSVSRAEMNILRGILTETQKAARGELLKRKD
- the iscR gene encoding Fe-S cluster assembly transcriptional regulator IscR, with product MRLTTKGRYAVTAMLDLALHAQHGPVSLADISERQGISLSYLEQLFAKLRRSNLVSSVRGPGGGYQLSRDMQGIQVAQVIDAVNESVDATKCQGQGDCHSGDTCLTHHLWCDLSLQIHEFLSGISLADLVTRREVQEVAQRQDQRRCNSKAPRLDKIEASAVE
- the cysE gene encoding serine O-acetyltransferase, giving the protein MFERLREDIQSVFHRDPAARNAFEVLTCYPGMHAIWIHRLAGMLWRNELKWLARLVSNFGRWLTGIEIHPGAKVGRRFFIDHGMGIVIGETAEIGDDVTIYQGVTLGGTSWNKGKRHPTLGDGVVVGAGAKVLGPFTVGAGAKVGSNAVVTKEVPPGATVVGIPGRIIVKSDEEQDAKRKAMAEKIGFDAYGVSEDMPDPVARAIGQLLDHLQAVDGRLEGMCGALKDLGSNYCAKDLPELREEDFACVKGKDESKAS
- the suhB gene encoding type III secretion system regulator SuhB, with amino-acid sequence MQPMLNIALRAARSASELIFRSIERLDTIKVDEKDAKDYVSEVDRAAEQKIIDALRKAYPNHSIQGEETGLHAGTGIEGEEYLWIIDPLDGTTNFLRGIPHFAVSIACKYRGRLEHAVVLDPVRQEEFTASRGRGAQLNGRRLRVSGRTSLDGALLGTGFPFRDDQMDNLDNYLGMFRALVGQTAGIRRAGSASLDLAYVAAGRFDAFWESGLSEWDMAAGALLIQEAGGLVSDFTGGHDFLEKGHIVAGNTKCFKAVLTAIQPHLPASLKR
- a CDS encoding IscS subfamily cysteine desulfurase, yielding MKLPIYLDYSATTPVDPRVAQKMSECLLVDGNFGNPASRSHVFGWKAEESVENARRQVADLVNADPREIVWTSGATESDNLAIKGAAHFYGSKGKHLITSKIEHKAVLDTMRQLEREGFEVTYLEPTEDGLITPAMIDAALREDTILVSVMHVNNEIGTVNDIAAIGEMLRAKGVLFHVDAAQSTGKVEIDLQKLKVDMMSFSAHKTYGPKGIGALYVSRKPRVRIEATMHGGGHERGMRSGTLATHQIVGMGEAFRVAKEDMAAENVRIKALSDRFYKQVEHLEELYVNGSLTARVPHNLNLSFNYVEGESLIMALKDLAVSSGSACTSASLEPSYVLRALGRNDELAHSSIRFTFGRFTTEEEIDYAAQKVCEAVTKLRALSPLWDMYKDGVDISKIEWAAH